Proteins encoded by one window of Dehalococcoidales bacterium:
- the mazG gene encoding nucleoside triphosphate pyrophosphohydrolase has translation MPEPQNLDNFQTLADIIALLRGPDGCPWDRKQTHQSLRKNLLEEAYEVLEAMDENNPAKLAEELGDLLLQIVLHSQIAADNNKFTIADVIKKINQKLIYRHPHVFSDTEVNNAEEVTVNWEALKKKERQKEVSMLAGVPVNMPALAYSQAIQGRVARVGFDWQEDSGVLDKITEEVSEFKSAESAEKKEAEFGDILFTLANFARRQGIDLEAALRQTNRRFYERFSKMEGYCRERGLDLSSLDFNKQNDLWEEAKRELEG, from the coding sequence GTGCCCGAACCGCAGAACTTAGATAATTTTCAAACCTTAGCGGATATCATTGCGCTTCTGCGCGGTCCCGACGGTTGCCCTTGGGACAGAAAACAGACCCACCAATCGCTCCGCAAAAATCTGCTGGAAGAAGCTTACGAAGTATTGGAAGCAATGGATGAAAATAATCCCGCTAAGCTTGCCGAAGAGCTTGGGGATTTATTATTGCAAATTGTTTTGCACAGCCAAATTGCTGCCGATAACAATAAGTTTACCATCGCTGACGTAATCAAAAAAATAAATCAAAAACTGATTTACAGGCATCCGCACGTTTTTAGCGACACCGAGGTTAATAATGCCGAAGAGGTGACCGTAAATTGGGAGGCGCTTAAAAAGAAGGAGCGTCAAAAAGAGGTATCGATGCTTGCCGGGGTTCCCGTTAATATGCCGGCGCTTGCTTACAGCCAGGCGATTCAGGGGCGCGTGGCGCGGGTCGGTTTTGATTGGCAAGAAGATAGCGGTGTTTTGGATAAAATAACGGAAGAAGTAAGCGAGTTTAAGTCCGCCGAGAGCGCGGAAAAAAAGGAAGCTGAGTTTGGCGATATCCTTTTTACACTGGCTAACTTTGCCCGCAGACAGGGGATTGATCTTGAAGCGGCTTTACGCCAAACCAACCGCCGTTTTTATGAGCGCTTTTCTAAAATGGAGGGTTATTGCCGCGAGCGAGGGCTTGATTTATCCAGTCTTGATTTTAATAAACAGAACGATCTTTGGGAAGAGGCAAAGAGGGAATTGGAGGGGTAA
- a CDS encoding cofactor-independent phosphoglycerate mutase: protein MKYCVLIVDGAADWPVKEHAGQTCLEAAVTPNLDKLAKKGTMGLVKTVPEGMEPSSAIACMSLLGYDPQVYYRGRAAIEAVSAGVPIGEDEVIFRCNLVNIQDGKMNSYCSGHISDEEAAKLIDALNESLGSENVRFFPGVGYRHLLKIKGHEETVNALCTPAHDISDKNISDYLPQGNGSEFLRKLMQDSVDVLENHSVNNDRRTWNELPANMIWLFWGSGKIPQMPPFSKVYGKSAAITSAVDLLKGLGKMMDMQILEIPGVTDNIDNDFIAQVNGGIRALDDHDLVVIHIEAPDEAGHAGSFEDKVKSIEIIDEQVVSRIMAYKNDDLRVLVMPDHFTPVAIKTHVGEPVPFLLLGPGFNANGARRFTEAEAKRTGFVIEEGYNIMTTFVE, encoded by the coding sequence TTGAAATATTGTGTTTTGATTGTTGACGGAGCTGCCGATTGGCCTGTAAAAGAGCACGCCGGGCAGACTTGCCTGGAGGCTGCGGTTACCCCTAATCTTGATAAGCTTGCCAAAAAGGGAACAATGGGGCTTGTCAAAACGGTTCCCGAAGGAATGGAGCCTTCAAGCGCAATTGCATGTATGTCCCTGCTGGGCTACGACCCGCAGGTCTATTATCGCGGGCGGGCTGCCATCGAGGCGGTTAGTGCGGGGGTTCCGATTGGTGAGGACGAAGTTATTTTCCGCTGCAACCTTGTTAACATCCAAGACGGGAAAATGAACAGTTACTGCTCCGGTCATATCTCCGATGAAGAAGCGGCAAAGCTTATCGATGCCCTTAATGAATCGTTGGGAAGCGAAAATGTGCGCTTTTTCCCGGGGGTCGGTTATCGCCACCTCTTAAAAATCAAAGGGCATGAGGAAACCGTTAATGCGTTATGCACCCCGGCTCACGACATTTCCGATAAAAATATTAGCGATTATTTGCCGCAGGGAAACGGCAGTGAATTTTTAAGAAAACTGATGCAGGATTCTGTTGACGTGCTTGAAAATCACAGCGTCAATAATGACAGACGCACCTGGAATGAGCTTCCGGCAAATATGATTTGGCTTTTTTGGGGCAGCGGCAAGATTCCGCAAATGCCGCCTTTTAGTAAGGTTTACGGCAAATCGGCGGCAATTACGTCTGCCGTTGACCTTTTAAAGGGGCTCGGGAAAATGATGGATATGCAAATCTTGGAAATCCCCGGGGTTACAGATAATATCGATAACGATTTTATTGCACAGGTAAACGGCGGTATTAGGGCCCTCGACGACCACGATTTGGTGGTTATCCATATCGAAGCCCCCGATGAAGCCGGGCATGCCGGTTCGTTTGAAGATAAGGTTAAATCAATTGAAATAATAGATGAGCAAGTTGTAAGCCGTATCATGGCCTATAAAAACGACGATTTGCGGGTTCTTGTAATGCCCGATCACTTCACCCCTGTTGCCATTAAAACCCATGTTGGGGAGCCGGTGCCGTTTTTACTTTTAGGGCCGGGTTTTAACGCCAACGGCGCGCGCAGGTTTACCGAAGCCGAAGCCAAGCGCACGGGGTTTGTAATTGAAGAGGGATATAATATAATGACCACGTTTGTGGAATAA
- the recA gene encoding recombinase RecA: MVTEKDKALDLAIGQIEKQFGKGSIMRLGDAFGGPTVEAIPSGALALDIALGIGGVPKGRVTEIFGPEGSGKTTLGQHIIAQAQQRGGVVAYIDVEHALDRSYAARCGVNPDTLWISQPGTGEEALEIAEALVRSGGIEVIVIDSVAALVPRAEIEGDMGDAHVGLQARLMSQALRKLTSAISRSGTAVIFINQLREKVGIIFGNPEVTPGGRALKFYSSVRIELRRIETIKQGNNAVGTRVRAKVVKNKVAPPFKVAEFDIMFDSGISTEGNILDLGVTAEIVKKAGAFYSYGDIRLGQGRESAKKYLKDNPELASEIEQKIRASAVTGLSVSDDD, translated from the coding sequence ATGGTCACAGAAAAAGATAAAGCACTGGATTTGGCTATCGGCCAGATAGAAAAGCAATTTGGCAAGGGCTCAATTATGAGGCTCGGCGATGCTTTTGGCGGTCCGACAGTCGAGGCTATTCCCAGTGGAGCGTTGGCCCTAGATATAGCTTTAGGTATAGGCGGAGTCCCGAAAGGCAGAGTTACGGAAATATTCGGCCCTGAGGGATCGGGAAAAACCACACTGGGGCAGCATATAATTGCCCAGGCCCAACAACGCGGTGGGGTCGTTGCATATATTGATGTCGAGCATGCGCTCGACCGTTCTTATGCGGCCAGATGCGGGGTGAACCCGGATACGCTTTGGATTTCACAGCCCGGTACCGGTGAAGAAGCTCTTGAGATTGCCGAAGCACTGGTAAGAAGCGGAGGCATCGAGGTAATTGTTATCGATAGTGTTGCCGCTTTGGTTCCGAGGGCGGAAATCGAAGGTGATATGGGTGATGCCCATGTCGGTTTGCAAGCCAGGTTAATGTCGCAAGCCCTGCGAAAATTGACTTCGGCAATCAGCAGGTCCGGCACGGCCGTTATTTTTATTAACCAGCTGCGCGAAAAAGTGGGCATTATATTTGGGAATCCGGAAGTGACACCGGGCGGGCGTGCCTTAAAATTCTACAGTTCCGTAAGGATAGAATTAAGAAGGATTGAAACCATTAAACAGGGTAACAATGCCGTAGGCACGCGTGTTAGAGCTAAAGTGGTCAAAAACAAAGTTGCTCCCCCCTTTAAGGTTGCCGAATTCGATATTATGTTCGATTCGGGAATCAGTACGGAGGGTAATATTCTTGACCTGGGTGTTACGGCGGAAATAGTCAAAAAAGCCGGGGCTTTTTACTCGTATGGTGACATTCGTCTGGGACAAGGTAGAGAGAGTGCCAAAAAATATCTGAAGGACAATCCGGAACTGGCTTCCGAGATTGAACAGAAGATAAGGGCCTCGGCCGTCACCGGACTTAGTGTTTCTGACGATGATTGA
- the rny gene encoding ribonuclease Y has product MGAVEILAVFFSFVIGVIFGGMAMFLSRSMIANHQIRIAQRKAAKILAESRSEAKEILDENKKEIDKLKLMNEAEYRERRAEIQRQENRLTQKETSLEHKLEDAVQRERNLMGKEKELEAIKDNLAEVKENQLKQLELISNLTSDEAKQMLLEKIEIEIQEEAARRLRDWEAKIKEEADEKARGILSHVIQRSASEIVSETTASVVNIPSDEMKGRLIGREGRNIRALEQATGVDLIIDDTPEAVTISSFDPVRREIAYQALSKLILDGRIHPARIEEIVAKTKEEVETAMVQAGEQAALQVGITRLHPELIKLLGRLKYRTSYGQNVLAHSIEVAHFSGMIASELGVNVALAKRAGLLHDIGKAVDREIEGTHASIGADLVRQWDKSKEVVRGVAEHHMETGDTSIWGFIVSAADAISSARPGARRESLENYLKRLKSLEEIADGFKGVDKSYAIQAGREVRILVKPEEVDDLAAMRLARDIVKKIEESLEYPGQIRVIVLRETRAVDFAK; this is encoded by the coding sequence ATGGGTGCTGTAGAGATATTGGCTGTATTTTTCAGCTTTGTTATCGGCGTCATTTTCGGCGGAATGGCTATGTTTCTCTCAAGAAGTATGATTGCAAATCACCAGATTCGCATCGCTCAAAGAAAAGCGGCCAAAATACTGGCAGAGTCCAGATCCGAAGCAAAAGAGATTTTGGATGAAAATAAGAAAGAAATAGATAAGCTAAAATTGATGAACGAGGCCGAGTACAGAGAAAGAAGAGCCGAAATACAAAGACAAGAGAATCGGCTGACACAGAAGGAAACATCGCTTGAACACAAACTGGAAGATGCCGTTCAACGCGAACGTAACTTAATGGGCAAAGAAAAAGAGCTGGAAGCCATTAAGGATAACTTAGCGGAAGTTAAGGAAAATCAACTAAAACAACTTGAACTGATTTCAAATTTAACCAGCGACGAAGCCAAGCAAATGCTTTTGGAAAAAATCGAAATCGAAATCCAAGAGGAAGCGGCGCGGCGTTTACGCGATTGGGAAGCTAAAATCAAGGAAGAGGCGGACGAAAAGGCGCGCGGTATATTATCGCACGTTATACAGCGTAGTGCATCGGAAATTGTTTCCGAAACGACTGCCAGCGTTGTAAATATTCCCAGCGATGAAATGAAAGGCAGGCTTATCGGGAGAGAAGGGCGTAACATCCGTGCGTTGGAACAGGCTACCGGTGTTGACCTGATTATCGACGATACTCCCGAAGCGGTAACCATTTCCAGCTTCGATCCGGTTCGTCGCGAGATTGCTTATCAAGCGCTTAGTAAACTGATTTTGGATGGGCGCATCCATCCGGCGCGTATCGAAGAAATTGTTGCCAAAACCAAAGAAGAAGTTGAGACGGCAATGGTACAGGCCGGTGAACAGGCCGCTTTACAAGTTGGTATTACCAGATTACATCCGGAGCTGATTAAGCTTCTGGGCAGGCTGAAATACCGTACCAGCTACGGCCAGAACGTGTTGGCGCACAGTATTGAGGTTGCACATTTTTCAGGTATGATTGCCTCTGAATTGGGAGTTAACGTTGCGCTGGCAAAACGCGCCGGATTATTGCACGATATCGGAAAAGCGGTTGACCGCGAAATAGAAGGTACGCATGCTTCAATCGGCGCCGATTTGGTAAGGCAATGGGATAAATCCAAAGAAGTGGTCAGAGGCGTAGCCGAACACCATATGGAAACGGGAGACACCAGTATTTGGGGCTTTATAGTTTCGGCGGCGGATGCAATTTCAAGTGCCAGGCCGGGTGCCAGACGCGAGTCGTTGGAAAACTACTTGAAACGTCTCAAATCACTTGAAGAGATTGCCGACGGGTTTAAGGGAGTCGATAAATCCTATGCCATTCAGGCAGGGCGTGAGGTTCGCATACTGGTTAAACCGGAAGAAGTCGATGATTTGGCGGCGATGAGGCTTGCGCGTGATATCGTTAAGAAAATCGAAGAAAGCCTTGAATATCCGGGGCAAATCCGTGTCATTGTTCTGCGCGAAACCAGAGCCGTTGATTTTGCGAAATAG
- a CDS encoding NifU family protein has product MKEKVQEVLEMIRPSLQADGGDVELVDVSEDGIVEVRLTGQCAGCPMSTITLKNGIERILKQEIPEVKEVVQVY; this is encoded by the coding sequence ATGAAGGAAAAAGTCCAGGAAGTTCTGGAAATGATCCGCCCCAGCTTACAAGCCGACGGCGGCGATGTTGAGCTGGTAGACGTATCCGAGGACGGAATCGTCGAAGTTAGACTGACCGGTCAGTGTGCCGGCTGCCCGATGTCGACCATAACATTAAAAAACGGGATTGAGCGAATCTTAAAACAGGAAATCCCCGAAGTTAAAGAAGTCGTTCAGGTTTACTAA
- the dnaA gene encoding chromosomal replication initiator protein DnaA: MRSAQEIWEAALGELQLQINKPNYQTWFQGTEGLEFTDGHFYISTPNAFVAEYLEKSQRSLIEKTLIGLVKSKVAVHFQVSSIQPEPTDGYAYCETPQAIDSQISDFNAKYTFESFVVGSSNQLAYAAAQAAAQDPGKSYNPLFIYGESGLGKTHLLQAIGHTLQARNATVLYVSGEQFTNEFIEAIRHKRTDEFREKYRSVDALMVDDIQFISGKEQTEESFFHTFNELHNSNRQIIVTSDKLPQSMPGMEERLRSRFVWGLTVDIQPPDLETRLAILQTKAEQADTEIAIDVLEMVAQQARRNIRELEGSLNRIIAYAKLLRSQITKEVATKALANINGNRETNGQVSHTKLLTTVAENFSLTPEDILGPCRDKDVALARQLLMYLLKQQDKFSLNEIGELIGGRTPSTVSYACKKMEQDITNNPILKRRVLEIESSLKTDSE, encoded by the coding sequence ATGAGATCGGCACAAGAAATTTGGGAAGCCGCACTGGGCGAATTACAGTTGCAAATAAACAAACCGAACTATCAAACATGGTTCCAGGGAACCGAGGGATTGGAATTTACGGACGGGCATTTCTATATCAGCACCCCCAATGCCTTTGTCGCCGAATATCTCGAAAAAAGCCAGCGTTCATTGATTGAAAAAACCTTAATCGGGCTTGTCAAAAGTAAAGTAGCCGTCCATTTTCAGGTTAGCTCAATCCAACCTGAACCGACCGACGGGTATGCCTACTGCGAAACACCGCAGGCTATCGATTCGCAAATCTCGGATTTTAATGCCAAATATACATTTGAAAGCTTTGTTGTCGGAAGCTCTAACCAGTTAGCCTACGCAGCGGCACAGGCAGCAGCGCAAGACCCCGGCAAAAGCTACAATCCGCTTTTTATTTACGGCGAATCGGGGCTTGGGAAAACGCATTTGCTCCAAGCTATCGGGCATACCCTACAAGCACGCAACGCAACCGTTTTGTATGTCAGCGGCGAGCAATTTACCAACGAGTTTATTGAAGCCATTCGTCACAAAAGAACCGATGAATTCCGTGAAAAATACCGCAGTGTTGACGCTCTAATGGTAGATGATATCCAGTTTATTAGCGGCAAGGAACAAACGGAAGAAAGCTTCTTTCATACCTTTAACGAACTTCATAACTCTAACCGCCAAATTATCGTAACCAGCGATAAGCTTCCCCAATCGATGCCGGGGATGGAAGAACGTTTACGTTCCCGCTTTGTGTGGGGGCTAACGGTTGATATTCAGCCGCCCGATTTGGAAACGCGTTTGGCCATACTGCAAACAAAAGCCGAACAGGCCGATACCGAAATTGCGATTGATGTTTTGGAAATGGTTGCCCAACAGGCGCGACGGAATATCAGGGAGCTCGAAGGCAGCCTCAACCGCATTATAGCCTATGCCAAGCTACTGCGTTCACAGATTACCAAAGAGGTTGCCACCAAGGCCTTGGCCAATATCAACGGAAACCGGGAAACCAACGGTCAAGTTTCGCATACCAAACTGCTTACCACCGTTGCCGAAAACTTCAGTCTGACCCCGGAAGATATACTTGGTCCGTGCAGAGATAAAGATGTAGCCCTTGCCAGACAGTTATTGATGTATCTTTTAAAACAGCAGGATAAATTCTCCTTAAACGAAATCGGTGAATTAATCGGCGGCAGAACCCCTTCAACGGTTAGCTACGCTTGTAAAAAGATGGAACAAGATATCACAAACAACCCGATTTTAAAGCGGCGTGTTTTGGAAATCGAATCTTCTCTGAAAACCGATTCCGAATAA
- a CDS encoding RecX family transcriptional regulator translates to MIKITNLVRSAGRGKTVRLFLDGRFAFNLLEEVVLKEKLAVGMELSEAQIASLQEANRCQKCLSAALQILNYRPRSERELRMRLQRRNFNENEIHPAIQNLKRMGFIDDESFARFWTENRQSFSPRSRKMTEMELRQKGVPLDVIEQEVSTMDDTSNAYRAGQKYAHNLKVDDYSSFRRRLGEYLKRRGFGYEVINNTVTCLWNEKEGGDTDDFADFES, encoded by the coding sequence ATGATTAAGATAACAAATTTGGTTAGAAGCGCCGGCCGCGGTAAAACGGTAAGGCTTTTTTTGGATGGCAGGTTTGCCTTTAATTTACTGGAAGAGGTTGTTTTAAAAGAGAAACTTGCAGTGGGCATGGAACTTTCGGAAGCGCAAATTGCTTCTTTGCAGGAAGCAAATCGCTGTCAGAAGTGTCTTAGTGCCGCTTTGCAGATATTAAATTACAGACCGCGCAGTGAACGTGAACTGCGCATGCGTTTACAGCGGCGCAATTTTAATGAAAACGAAATCCACCCGGCAATCCAAAATCTAAAAAGGATGGGTTTTATCGATGATGAAAGCTTTGCCCGCTTTTGGACAGAAAACAGGCAATCTTTCAGCCCGCGCAGTCGTAAAATGACAGAAATGGAACTTCGCCAAAAAGGGGTTCCGCTCGATGTTATCGAGCAAGAGGTAAGTACTATGGATGATACCTCAAATGCTTACCGTGCGGGGCAAAAATATGCCCACAATTTAAAAGTTGATGATTATTCGAGTTTTCGCCGCCGTCTGGGTGAATACCTTAAGCGGCGAGGCTTCGGTTATGAAGTTATAAACAATACCGTTACATGTTTATGGAACGAAAAAGAGGGTGGCGATACGGACGATTTTGCCGATTTTGAATCTTAA
- the fmt gene encoding methionyl-tRNA formyltransferase produces MRIVFMGTPSFAGPALRLLKSNGYEIAAVYTQPDRPAGRGCKVSFSPVKQIALELGLKVVQPVSLKKEEAFEELKSFAPDAIVVAAFGQILNRAVLDLPRYGCVNIHPSMLPKYRGAVPVAASLLNGDSFTGVSIMLMDEGLDTGPVLSQAQIPIQKYDNMGVLTDKLAFIGACMLLETLPDWAKGRILARPQDEAAASYFRTITRESGIIDWSEDAVLIWNKVRAYYPWPGCYTRWQGKNIKIIEAAPVAWQGNAAIGEVIALPHGGAGVVTGRGVLNIVTLQPEGKKPMPSAEFLRGQRQFIGSVLPS; encoded by the coding sequence GTGCGAATTGTTTTTATGGGAACCCCTTCATTTGCGGGGCCGGCATTAAGGCTACTTAAATCCAACGGCTATGAAATTGCGGCGGTTTACACGCAACCGGACAGGCCCGCCGGGCGCGGTTGCAAGGTATCTTTTTCTCCCGTAAAACAAATTGCCCTTGAGCTCGGTTTGAAGGTGGTTCAACCGGTTAGTTTAAAAAAAGAAGAAGCTTTCGAGGAGCTCAAATCCTTTGCGCCGGATGCGATTGTTGTTGCCGCTTTCGGCCAGATATTAAACCGAGCCGTGTTGGATTTACCGCGATACGGCTGCGTTAATATTCACCCGTCAATGCTCCCCAAATACAGGGGGGCGGTGCCGGTAGCGGCGTCGCTGCTTAACGGGGATAGTTTTACCGGTGTCAGTATTATGCTTATGGACGAGGGGTTGGATACCGGTCCGGTGCTCTCACAGGCGCAAATCCCGATTCAAAAATACGATAATATGGGAGTTCTCACCGATAAACTGGCTTTTATCGGGGCGTGCATGCTTTTGGAAACGCTGCCGGATTGGGCTAAAGGGCGGATTTTAGCGCGTCCCCAGGACGAAGCGGCTGCCAGTTATTTTCGCACAATTACCAGAGAATCGGGGATAATCGATTGGTCCGAAGACGCCGTTCTGATTTGGAATAAGGTTCGTGCCTATTATCCGTGGCCGGGTTGTTATACGCGCTGGCAAGGTAAAAACATAAAGATTATCGAGGCCGCCCCCGTAGCATGGCAGGGAAATGCCGCAATTGGAGAGGTGATTGCCCTACCGCACGGTGGTGCCGGTGTGGTAACCGGTAGAGGTGTTTTAAATATCGTTACACTGCAACCGGAAGGTAAAAAGCCGATGCCGTCTGCCGAGTTTTTAAGGGGCCAGCGGCAATTTATCGGTTCGGTGTTACCGTCTTAG
- a CDS encoding TIGR00282 family metallophosphoesterase: MLTLTIGDIVGRPGRLAIEKVLPEFKKRYKPDLVIANGENVAGGVGLTKLTAEDLLKAGVDVITSGNHIWAQKDIIPCLDSDMPIIRPLNYPPGLPGNGYTVFKNKAVVANIIGRTYIGNFDCPFRAMDDLLEKLGGQYKTIIVDFHAEATSEKIALGRYLDGRVSAVFGTHTHVGTIDAQILPQGTAYVTDIGMTGPVDSVIGVEADAVIERFLTMIPKRFSVGKGKVSVTAILAEIDDATGKAVSIERITEEVE, translated from the coding sequence ATGTTAACATTAACTATCGGAGATATAGTCGGCAGGCCGGGCAGGCTGGCAATTGAGAAAGTGCTGCCGGAGTTTAAGAAACGCTATAAGCCGGATTTAGTGATTGCCAACGGCGAAAACGTTGCCGGCGGGGTCGGTTTAACAAAGCTGACCGCCGAAGATTTATTAAAAGCCGGGGTGGATGTAATTACCTCCGGCAATCATATTTGGGCACAAAAAGATATTATCCCCTGCCTTGATAGCGATATGCCGATAATTCGGCCGTTAAATTACCCGCCGGGGCTCCCCGGTAACGGTTATACGGTCTTTAAAAACAAGGCGGTGGTTGCCAATATTATCGGCAGAACCTATATCGGCAATTTTGATTGCCCTTTCCGCGCCATGGACGATTTGCTGGAAAAACTCGGCGGACAATATAAAACGATAATCGTTGATTTTCATGCCGAGGCTACCTCGGAAAAAATAGCGCTCGGCAGATATTTGGACGGGCGTGTCAGTGCGGTATTCGGGACGCATACCCATGTCGGCACAATCGATGCTCAAATCTTGCCGCAGGGAACGGCTTATGTGACCGATATCGGAATGACCGGGCCGGTTGATTCGGTTATCGGGGTTGAAGCCGATGCCGTTATAGAACGTTTCTTAACCATGATTCCCAAACGTTTCTCGGTCGGTAAAGGCAAAGTTTCGGTAACGGCGATTTTAGCCGAAATAGATGATGCCACCGGTAAGGCCGTAAGCATTGAACGCATAACTGAGGAGGTGGAATAA
- a CDS encoding alpha/beta hydrolase: protein MQKYLEIDGCNVSYDLTGANHASAVVLIHGYGVNRKMWQPQLSALQDYRVINIDVRGHGLSRPCPDFTVKKAAADLFAILSAENCKDAVLVGLSMGGYIVQEYAADYGKAKGYMVIGATPIFIPYPKWEKTALKYSAALFNIYPWETLKKQMAKASALNTDARKSLYAMFSEMTKKEFVASWNGIATCLNERDVKFDAPLLVGCGEFEKTGTVKQHLKDWPQYYKGCRTEIIAGAAHVVNMDNPEGFNRLMLEFIKKCNK, encoded by the coding sequence ATGCAGAAATATTTGGAAATTGACGGTTGCAACGTTTCTTACGACTTAACAGGGGCAAACCATGCCTCCGCTGTTGTTCTGATTCACGGGTACGGTGTAAACCGCAAAATGTGGCAGCCCCAACTAAGTGCGCTCCAAGATTACCGGGTGATTAATATCGATGTAAGGGGACATGGTTTATCACGCCCTTGCCCCGACTTTACGGTTAAGAAGGCTGCCGCAGACCTCTTTGCCATTCTTAGCGCGGAAAATTGCAAAGATGCCGTTCTGGTCGGGCTTTCGATGGGAGGCTATATCGTCCAGGAATACGCCGCCGATTACGGTAAAGCCAAGGGTTATATGGTTATCGGCGCCACCCCAATCTTTATTCCTTATCCCAAATGGGAGAAAACAGCCTTAAAATATTCCGCCGCTCTCTTTAATATCTATCCGTGGGAAACGCTCAAAAAACAAATGGCAAAAGCAAGTGCGCTGAATACAGATGCCCGTAAATCACTTTATGCCATGTTTAGCGAAATGACTAAAAAAGAATTTGTTGCATCTTGGAACGGAATTGCGACATGCCTTAACGAAAGAGATGTTAAGTTTGATGCACCGCTGCTTGTTGGTTGCGGTGAATTTGAAAAAACGGGAACCGTTAAACAGCATCTGAAAGATTGGCCACAATATTACAAGGGCTGCAGGACAGAAATTATCGCCGGGGCCGCCCACGTTGTCAATATGGATAACCCCGAAGGGTTTAACAGGCTGATGCTTGAATTTATTAAAAAGTGTAACAAGTAA
- a CDS encoding aspartate kinase, whose protein sequence is MPIIVQKYGGSSVADVKKIKRVAERISKAKDEGNQIVVVVSAMGDTTDDLISLAKQVIANPAGREYDLLLSTGELISCTLLAMALNSIGCRAVSLSGAQAGIKTDAEHNRAHILGVNPKRIVEELNKGNVVVVAGFQGVNKDKDVTTLGRGGSDTTAVALAIGLKAQACHIYTDVDGVFTADPRLVPEARTISEIGYEEMLEMATYGARVMHPRAVELGQIHNMPILVACTFDNNPGTLIHGEESMEVKNKVTGIANDMDVAKIMIVGVPDRPGIASSIFEPLAKAGISVDTIVQNASIDNITDLTFTVHESDVENAMKVVMPIAESINARECISNTKLGQISIIGTGMQNTPGYAAKMFSALSEKNINIHLITTSEIRITCIVDEDRTVEAIKALHRAFELEKPEIK, encoded by the coding sequence ATGCCGATTATAGTCCAAAAGTACGGCGGCTCTTCGGTCGCCGATGTGAAAAAAATTAAAAGAGTTGCCGAGCGTATCTCAAAAGCCAAAGATGAAGGCAATCAAATCGTGGTTGTCGTTTCAGCGATGGGCGATACCACCGACGACCTGATATCTCTGGCAAAACAGGTAATCGCAAACCCTGCCGGCCGCGAATACGATTTGCTGCTTTCAACAGGCGAACTGATATCTTGTACGCTGCTGGCAATGGCGCTTAATTCTATCGGTTGCCGGGCGGTCAGTTTAAGCGGGGCGCAAGCCGGCATTAAGACCGATGCGGAGCATAACCGGGCGCATATTCTCGGGGTTAATCCGAAAAGGATAGTGGAAGAGCTAAACAAAGGCAACGTTGTTGTTGTCGCCGGTTTTCAGGGGGTCAACAAAGATAAAGATGTAACGACACTTGGCAGGGGCGGTTCCGATACAACGGCGGTTGCTTTGGCAATCGGTTTAAAAGCCCAGGCCTGTCATATTTACACCGATGTTGACGGTGTTTTTACCGCCGACCCGCGCCTTGTTCCCGAAGCGCGTACTATTTCCGAAATCGGTTACGAGGAAATGCTGGAAATGGCCACTTACGGAGCCAGAGTCATGCACCCGAGAGCGGTGGAGTTGGGGCAAATTCACAATATGCCGATATTGGTTGCCTGCACCTTTGATAATAATCCGGGCACGCTGATACATGGGGAGGAATCTATGGAAGTAAAAAATAAAGTAACCGGAATTGCTAACGATATGGATGTAGCAAAAATAATGATTGTCGGTGTCCCCGACCGACCCGGTATCGCTTCGTCTATTTTCGAACCGCTGGCTAAGGCCGGTATCAGTGTCGATACCATTGTTCAGAATGCCAGTATCGATAACATTACCGACCTGACATTTACGGTACACGAGTCCGATGTTGAAAATGCGATGAAGGTTGTAATGCCGATTGCCGAATCCATTAACGCCCGCGAGTGCATCAGTAACACTAAGCTCGGGCAAATCAGTATTATCGGTACCGGTATGCAAAATACGCCGGGGTATGCCGCTAAAATGTTTTCCGCGTTAAGTGAGAAAAATATCAATATTCACCTGATTACCACTTCGGAGATTCGAATCACTTGTATTGTTGATGAAGACAGAACCGTTGAGGCGATTAAAGCCTTGCACCGCGCTTTTGAATTGGAAAAACCGGAAATTAAATAA